TGCCCCAGCTATTTACTCCAACTGTCCTTCAGCGTGGTAGTGCGGTTAAACACGGGGGAATTCAAGGTATGGTCTTTCAGATCCGGTACAAAGTAGCCATGCCTTTCAAACTGGTACACCGTACCCGACCATGTGTCCTTAAGCCCTGCTTCCAGGTAGGCTTTCACCTCGGTCAGCGACTTGGGGTTCAGGCTGTCCATGAAATTCTTGCCACCCGCATCCGGATGTTCCTCGGTGAACAGACGGTCGTACAGGCGCACTGTGGCTTCAAGCGCGTGGGCTGAATCGACCCAATGAATATTGCCTTTCACCTTGTAAGTGTCAGCACCGGGGGTACCTGACTTGCTGTCCAGGAACACATTCGCATGCACGGCGGTCACCTTGCCGTGTTCACCCTTGTCACAACCCGTGCACTCAATCACGTAACCGTAGCGCAAACGAACCTTGTTACCGGGAAACAGCCGGAAAAACTTCTTCTCGGGATTTTCCTGAAAATCTTCTGCCTCAATCCACAAGCGCTTGCCGATGGTGAATTGCCGGGTACCCCACTCGGGATGGTGAGGGTGAACAGGCGCGCTGCACTGGTCGGCCCAGTCATCATCCACATTGTCCAGAATCAGCGGGATTGGGTCGAGTACAGCCACGGCGCGATGGGCCACCGGGTCCAGCGTGTCACGCAAAGCGCCTTCCAGCACAGAATAGTCAATCCAGGAATCCGACTTGGACACACCAATTCGTGCGCAAAACAGCTGAATGGCTTCCGGTGTGTAACCCCGACGACGCAATCCGACGATGGTGGGCATGCGGGGGTCGTCCCAGCCGCTCAGCTTGTTTTCCGTGACCAGTTGCTGCAATTTGCGTTTGCTGGTGACCACGTAGCTCAGGTTCAAGCGGGCAAATTCGATTTGCTTGGGCAGAGGTTGGCTCAACAAGGGCTGTAATACGGTGCCATCGGCAGCATTGTGCTGCGCAGCCAGATTGCCCAGCAGCCAATCGTAGAAAGGGCGCTGGTCTTCGAATTCCAGTGTACAGAATGAGTGGGTAATACGTTCCAGTGCGTCTTCGATTGGGTGTGCGAAGGTGTACATGGGGTAAATGCACCAGTCGTCAGCCGTTCGGTGGTGAAAAGCGCGCCGAATGCGGTAAATCGCCGGGTCGCGCATGTTCATGTTGGGGCTGGCCATGTCAATTTTGGCACGCAACACAGCAGCGCCATCTGGCAGCTCACCGGCACGCATGGCTCGGAAGCGGGCCAGGCTTTCTGCCACAGGACGGTTGCGGAATGGTGAATCTACCCCGGCCTGATTCAAGGTGCCACGGTTGGCGCGCATGTCATCGGCGTTTTGCTCATCCACATAGGCCAAGCCGGCCTGGATCAGGAATTCAGCCGCCTGGTACATGAATTCAAAATAATCACTGGCGTAATACAGGTTGTCGTCGCCAAAATTCTGCCACTTGAAACCCAACCAACTCACGGCGTCCAGGATGGAGTCAGCGAATTCTTCGCTTTCTTTTTCGGGGTTGGTGTCATCAAACCGCATATGACAAGCCCCGCCGTATTCCTGTGCAAGTCCAAAGTTCACGCAAATGGCCTTGGCATGGCCAACATGCAGGTAGCCATTGGGCTCGGGCGG
The nucleotide sequence above comes from Limnobacter thiooxidans. Encoded proteins:
- a CDS encoding glutamine--tRNA ligase/YqeY domain fusion protein, with the translated sequence MSDSANKNTAAGVDNAPASNFLRNIIDSDLKKPEYQVRPWAGKPGGADVHEGAPADPAAIRLRFPPEPNGYLHVGHAKAICVNFGLAQEYGGACHMRFDDTNPEKESEEFADSILDAVSWLGFKWQNFGDDNLYYASDYFEFMYQAAEFLIQAGLAYVDEQNADDMRANRGTLNQAGVDSPFRNRPVAESLARFRAMRAGELPDGAAVLRAKIDMASPNMNMRDPAIYRIRRAFHHRTADDWCIYPMYTFAHPIEDALERITHSFCTLEFEDQRPFYDWLLGNLAAQHNAADGTVLQPLLSQPLPKQIEFARLNLSYVVTSKRKLQQLVTENKLSGWDDPRMPTIVGLRRRGYTPEAIQLFCARIGVSKSDSWIDYSVLEGALRDTLDPVAHRAVAVLDPIPLILDNVDDDWADQCSAPVHPHHPEWGTRQFTIGKRLWIEAEDFQENPEKKFFRLFPGNKVRLRYGYVIECTGCDKGEHGKVTAVHANVFLDSKSGTPGADTYKVKGNIHWVDSAHALEATVRLYDRLFTEEHPDAGGKNFMDSLNPKSLTEVKAYLEAGLKDTWSGTVYQFERHGYFVPDLKDHTLNSPVFNRTTTLKDSWSK